From a region of the Babesia bovis T2Bo chromosome 1, whole genome shotgun sequence genome:
- a CDS encoding RhoGAP domain containing protein: MSFTSAFNFYKVPYDSDVEPIEQYGSTYIQMLAEDFKEDGFDEPNLVTYLGKDPVGNSVVLIVPSISARICENHEDALRLMVKKMDRHCSSKYSLIVCQTCTTWSDYNSYNFVNQWYDMLPKASKKNLVKVYLVHSAYTTKTALTCVSPFAGLRVWEKLEFVDQLGELLKRIKLDTKNMLRNFPYAVQRAEEIALGISTPLSVFGTEMWILAQRVGRPFKGFPLIPPVVSHVLEKLISSDVIDTPNLLNIQCTPDVLYTAVDNLENYGEGCKIESAEAAVALFKLIIDSHVGGLIGPSGYITFKNALLQGNTDDELVKMIAKVISEFSSIQKDCILCVIKTLRAIARRASKNHMTVRAISKILAGSFFRPLSPDTYCSKVMSSGEMVLGTMIEKPDIFFKRSQPAEEQASVRSKHDKRSDNAKSSSGPPLSKSPSMRAREEIQRVKQRREAQKDGSAKPDVPSPRPIHPSMDDEEPEDITEIEE; this comes from the exons ATGTCATTTACATCCGCTTTTAATTTTTATAAAGTTCCATATGACTCCGATGTAGAGCCAATTGAGCAGTATGGAAGTACTTACATACAGATGCTTGCGGAGGATTTTAAGGAGGATGG GTTTGATGAGCCTAATTTAGTGACATATTTGGGGAAGGATCCAGTGGGTAATTCAGTTGTTTTGATTGTTCCATCGATTTCTGCTCGTATTTGTGAGAACCATGAAGATGCATTACGGCTCATGGTCAAGAAGATGGATCGTCACTGTTCATCGAAATATTCTTTGATAGTATGTCAAACATGCACTACTTGGTCTGATTACAACTCCTATAACTTCGTGAACCAGT GGTACGACATGCTTCCTAAGGCTTCTAAGAAGAACCTGGTTAAGGTGTATCTTGTACATTCTGCTTATACAACTAAGACGGCTCTTACATGTGTTTCACCATTTGCTGGCTTGCGTGTTTGGGAGAAGTTGGAGTTTGTGGACCAGTTGGGTGAATTGTTGAAGCGTATAAAGTTGGACACCAAGAACATGCTTCGCAACTTTCCATATGCAGTACAGCGTGCCGAGGAGATTGCTTTAGGTATATCGACACCTCTTTCGGTGTTTGGTACTGAAATGTGGATTTTAGCGCAACGTGTTGGTCGTCCTTTTAAGGGATTCCCTCTCATTCCGCCAGTAGTTTCTCATGTTCTGGAGAAATTGATATCTTCGGATGTGATCGACACTCCTAATTTACTCAATATCCAATGCACTCCCGATGTTCTGTACACTGCTGTAGATAATCTTGAGAATTACGGTGAGGGTTGTAAGATTGAGTCTGCCGAAGCGGCGGTAGCGTTATTCAAACTGATAATCGATAGTCACGTTGGTGGTTTGATCGGGCCATCTGGTTACATTACGTTCAAGAATGCGCTTTTACAAGGCAACACTGATGATGAGTTGGTGAAGATGATTGCTAAGGTGATTAGTGAATTTTCCAGTATTCAGAAGGACTGTATTCTATGTGTCATAAAGACACTACGCGCTATAGCTCGTCGTGCATCTAAGAATCATATGACAGTTCGTGCTATATCTAAAATTCTTGCTGGTTCATTTTTTAGGCCACTTTCTCCGGATACATATTGCTCTAAGGTGATGTCGTCTGGTGAGATGGTTCTGGGTACTATGATAGAGAAGCcagatatatttttcaagCGTTCTCAACCAGCTGAAGAGCAGGCATCTGTTCGTTCCAAACATGATAAGCGTTCTGATAACGCTAAATCATCATCTGGTCCACCGTTAAGTAAATCACCTTCTATGCGTGCTCGTGAGGAGATACAGCGAGTGAAACAGCGCAGGGAGGCTCAGAAGGATGGCAGTGCTAAGCCTGATGTGCCTTCACCTCGACCCATTCACCCTTCTATGGATGATGAGGAGCCTGAGGATATCACTGAGATTGAGGAGTGA
- a CDS encoding AP2 domain family protein: MLVFNPATYQQTGFPQSPETKTTEPSFVHDEPTRSIWAPPVKPLPNGTNQAFFFMYQMKLLNTLGLVKSVCRPWGTLPHGNDFAYHFNQIATTNNMSLLQGYESIFSAIYDRFDAEAADPDDAIASLWAQVADVDYFKIIYRLECMRNNTPFDNKSYNEMLERTVNNVELQGDLDQTIGVSKFDEIPSWNKFNWEYKNRQYSLTPYEEEGGLHSDVDMDIAAAFNVAEQYDDESFYNPEYLDAEMNAIELEERMRQLSSMQEAVIQETHRIYNTRSQNEFDKLVMQVVSKPRDAQGLRNIKQNRTSRTSSSESRVSTRQRSSARKSNNYDPDYAGEYGIKPLSGRRKSDESRRGKKRRADSPRGPNTAPKAPSSGRSDASHEDHAASRCNNVVSASVSFDKRQQRYMAQWKTREGTKHSKSFYAKRYDSSVMARKHAELYKTYVLQHRDNDGDIMEEPTYERLAANNFRDLDYINVTDSNYMDDME, encoded by the coding sequence ATGCTAGTATTCAACCCTGCTACCTACCAACAAACTGGATTCCCTCAATCACCAGAGACTAAAACAACAGAACCCTCATTCGTGCATGACGAGCCAACTAGATCGATATGGGCTCCTCCTGTGAAACCCTTGCCTAATGGAACCAATCAAGCTTTCTTCTTTATGTACCAAATGAAACTGTTAAATACCCTTGGTCTAGTTAAATCTGTATGTAGACCTTGGGGAACTCTACCTCACGGAAACGATTTTGCATACCACTTCAATCAAATAGCTACTACAAACAATATGAGCTTGCTACAGGGTTATGAATCGATATTCAGTGCCATCTATGATAGGTTTGACGCCGAGGCTGCAGACCCCGATGATGCGATCGCATCATTGTGGGCACAAGTAGCAGATGTGGATTATTTCAAAATAATATATCGACTTGAGTGTATGAGGAATAATACTCCATTTGATAATAAAAGCTACAATGAAATGCTTGAGAGGACAGTAAACAATGTGGAACTTCAAGGTGACCTCGATCAAACAATAGGAGTTAGCAAATTCGACGAAATACCATCATGGAATAAATTCAACTGGGAATATAAAAATAGACAATATTCGCTGACACCatatgaagaagaaggtgGATTGCACTCCGATGTTGATATGGACATTGCAGCAGCATTTAATGTCGCTGAACAGTATGATGACGAATCATTCTACAACCCTGAATACCTAGACGCAGAAATGAACGCCATTGAATTGGAAGAAAGGATGAGGCAACTCAGCTCAATGCAAGAAGCTGTTATCCAAGAAACACATAGGATCTATAACACGCGGAGCCAGAATGAATTTGATAAACTGGTTATGCAGGTCGTTTCTAAGCCTCGTGATGCGCAAGGTTTGCgtaatataaaacaaaatagaACTTCACGCACGTCATCTTCGGAATCCAGAGTTAGCACCAGACAAAGATCAAGTGCTAGAAAGTCTAACAATTATGATCCGGATTACGCTGGCGAATACGGAATAAAACCGCTCTCCGGTCGTAGGAAATCTGATGAATCCAGAAGGGGTAAAAAGAGGCGTGCAGATTCACCCCGTGGTCCTAATACAGCACCTAAAGCTCCATCATCGGGAAGGTCGGATGCATCACATGAAGACCATGCTGCCTCCAGGTGTAACAATGTAGTGTCAGCCAGTGTATCGTTCGACAAACGACAGCAGAGATACATGGCTCAATGGAAGACTAGGGAAGGCACCAAGCATTCCAAGTCATTTTATGCAAAAAGATATGATTCGTCGGTGATGGCACGTAAACACGCAGAGCTATACAAGACGTACGTACTCCAGCACCGTGACAACGATGGAGATATCATGGAAGAACCTACATATGAAAGATTGGCCGCCAACAATTTCAGGGATCTAGATTACATAAACGTGACAGATTCTAACTATATGGATGACATGGAGTAA
- a CDS encoding flavodoxin and oxidoreductase NAD-binding domain containing protein, protein MSNNNKAIFMIITSTVLFYVAYYVWNSNSESTDDANKKENDNETNNNTTEKASNTNIEADNADVSKKIVVYYGSQTGTAERFAKTLAHRLADWNSIFQRSSVNLEEFDEHDLLRPNTIAIFLIATHDDGHFPDNAERFVRWLRLMEDESKRLECLEYCIFGLGSTEYPQFNNASKNLNNILINLGAKALLPIKLGDDATDLKSDFEEWSRDVCNALAKRLVIEPVSETFYEKPLLVSLKETWRDCVPLELRYLSKDQIKSDCTPISATVVCKQQWQCVDHVVIDNINMTPESEETTNMLTIESYGEFNAAETINVLYANPPKVVSYFMDKLNIKEQDMEKLITFVPRYATVDTQMNFEAPFPIPCTIGDALRYYLDLTGLPDEETLRNLGTFLQSNHSCQYLNKLFKRKALMKIMKEELHLTLQEFIEIFMHDAIFNIGGFLQIIPKKVTKAYTVSSHPKTNKIDLTIKLVKKRNFTFKTFKSRIQKEIGYEVRPGTEKMFALHRMYKGACTHYLCSLQKGDVVKLYKRPSAFSLISDIFDKPLVMIANGSGIAPFRALWQQGNTTHRRIIFFGFRDEQHILYKEEIEGLKNMPNYSVNIALSRTGKHEYVQHILRNHIIQVQDILNSSGLIYVCGSKAMGAQVKAMLQHFLKIDIAVLKTQQKYVEELW, encoded by the exons ATGTCTAACAATAATAAAGCTATTTTCATGATTATAACGTCCACGGTTTTGTTTTACGTTGCGTATTACGTCTGGAATAGTAACAGCGAAAGCACAGATGACGCGAACAAAAAAGAGAACGATAATGAAACTAACAATAATACCACTGAGAAAGCCTCAAATACGAATATAGAAGCGGATAATGCCGATGTGTCGAAGAAAATAGTCGTATACTATGGCAGTCAAACCGGTACAGCAGAGAGATTCGCCAAAACCCTTGCACATCGGCTAGCAGACTGGAACTCAATATTCCAAAGATCTAGCGTCAATCTAGAG GAATTCGATGAACACGATCTACTCCGCCCTAATACCATCGCCATATTTCTAATAGCAACGCATGATGATGGACACTTTCCAGACAATGCTGAAAGATTTGTAAGATGG CTAAGGTTAATGGAAGACGAATCCAAAAGACTGGAATGTCTTGAATATTGTATCTTCGGACTGGGTAGCACTGAGTATCCTCAGTTTAATAATGCATCCAAAAATCTCAACAATATATTGATCAATCTGGGTGCCAAAGCACTTTTACCAATAAAATTGGGTGACGATGCAACCGATTTAAAAAGTGACTTTGAAGAATGGTCACGAGATGTATGCAATGCCTTGGCAAAAAGGCTCGTGATAGAGCCTGTTTCAGAAACATTTTACGAAAAACCATTACTCGTAAGCCTAAAAGAAACCTGGAGGGATTGCG TGCCGTTAGAGTTAAGATATCTGTCCAAAGATCAGATAAAGAGCGATTGTACACCCATAAGTGCTACTGTTGTATGCAAGCAGCAATGGCAATGTGTAGATCATGTGGTTATCGATAACATCAATATGACACCAGAAAGTGAAGAGACGACAAATATGCTAACAATCGAATCATATGGTGAATTCAATGCAGCTGAAACGATAAACGTATTGTATGCAAATCCTCCTAAGGTTGTATCGTATTTCATGGATAAACTAAATATAAAAGAACAAGATATGGAAAAGCTCATCACATTTGTACCGAGATATGCAACAGTAGACACACAAATGAACTTTGAAGCCCCGTTCCCAATACCATGCACAATTGGTGATGCATTGCGTTATTATTTGGACCTCACGGGATTGCCGGATGAAGAAACGTTACGTAACTTGGGGACATTCTTGCAAAGCAACCACTCATGTCAATACCTCAATAAACTCTTCAAGAGAAAAGCTTTGatgaaaataatgaaaGAGGAATTGCACTTGACGCTGCAAGAGTTTATTGAAATTTTTATGCATGATGCAATATTCAACATTGGAGGCTTTTTACAAATTATACCCAAGAAGGTAACAAAAGCATATACTGTATCTTCCCATCCAAAG ACAAACAAGATTGATTTAACAATAAAACTTGTTAAGAAAAGGAATTTTACTTTCAAAACATTCAAATCGAGAATTCAAAAGGAGATCGGCTACGAAGTAAGGCCAGGCACGGAAAAAATGTTCGCTTTGCATCGCATGTATAAAGGAGCTTGTACTCATTATTTGTGTTCGCTCCAAAAGGGGGATGTAGTAAAACTATACAAGAGACCATCTGCTTTCAGCCTAATCAGCGATATATTCGATAAGCCATTGGTCATGATAGCAAACGGGTCAGGCATCGCACCATTCAGAGCATTGTGGCAACAGGGGAACACAACGCACCGACGCATAATATTCTTCGGTTTCAGAGATGAGCAACATATCTTGTATAAGGAAGAAATTGAAGGTTTAAAGAACATGCCGAACTACAGTGTAAACATCGCACTTTCTAGAACCGGAAAGCACGAATACgtacaacatatattacGAAACCACATTATCCAAGTGCAAGATATTCTAAACTCAAGCGGATTGATATACGTGTGTGG GAGCAAAGCCATGGGTGCCCAGGTCAAAGCAATGCTTCAACATTTTCTGAAGATTGACATTGCTGTGCTAAAAACGCAACAAAAATATGTCGAAGAACTTTGGTAG
- a CDS encoding Phosphoadenosine phosphosulfate reductase family protein, with amino-acid sequence MHHYIYTVFQCKMSQAWEKLERFSRILSAPLQRHVLRDGDSDRLVSLIERSLKLLWQSYSDLGYGNVYVSFNGGKDSVAILHLHRLATLWNPQSKLSASGSPLNVVFFKDPDERLFSDINDFILKTGTKYNFSVSVIEGPWNKGIPRLSSGSKKGYILGCRDSDFAKGSLSEVEEGCVDGIKFHRIHPILHWGYGDVWNFLRLFSLEYCSLYDVGYTSIGGTEDTVANPYLRKPDGTYAPAYTLDDWSLERFGRNKASHKLESST; translated from the exons ATGCATCATTACATCTACACGGTATTTCAATGTAAAATGTCACAGGCGTGGGAAAAGCTAGAGAGATTCAGTCGGATTCTTTCAGCTCCCCTCCAACGCCATGTTCTACGTGATGGTGACTCGGATCGACTAGTGTCCCTAATTGAACGCAGTTTGAAACTTCTATGGCAATCTTATAG CGATTTGGGTTATGGTAACGTATATGTATCTTTTAACGGCGGTAAAGATTCCGTTGCGATTTTACACTTACATCGTTTGGCGACACTTTGGAACCCTCAATCAAAATTATCAGCATCAG GTAGCCCTCTTAATGTAGTATTTTTTAAGGATCCGGACGAGCGACTATTCTCCGATATAAACGATTTCATTTTAAAGACTGGTACTAAGTATAATTTTTCAGTGAG TGTTATAGAGGGACCATGGAATAAAGGCATACCTCGGCTGTCTTCTGGAAGCAAAAAGGGGTATATTCTTGGCTGCCGAGATAGCGATTTTGCAAAAGGTTCACTAAGCGAAGTGGAAGAAGGTTGCGTCGATGGGATCAAGTTCCACCGTATCCATCCTATATTACACTGGGGATACGGTGACGTCTGGAACTTCTTGAGGCTTTTTTCTTTAGAGTACTGTAGTCTATATGATGTTGGATACACTTCAATAGGGGGGACAGAAGATACGGTAGCTAACCCTTATTTAAGGAAGCCAGACGGTACGTATGCTCCAGCTTATACCCTAGACGATTGGTCTCTGGAACGTTTTGGACGTAACAAAGCTTCACACAAGTTAGAAAGTTCCACATGA
- a CDS encoding putative Polyadenylate-binding protein 2: protein METNGAEMVILDDELKKLQGMTECQMADESADQEENDEVDRRSIYVGNVDYSTKPHDLQEFFKASGQINRITIMVDKWTGKPKGYAYIEFASEDAVNNAVMLNDCLFKERIIKVIPKRKNIPGYNRKRAQPSRGRGRGFRPMRGGRYNTHYRGGYRGGYGKPY, encoded by the exons ATGGAGACCAACGGTGCTGAGATGGTCATCCTGGATGATGAACTCAAGAAATTACAG GGAATGACAGAATGTCAAATGGCAGATGAATCGGCAGATCAAGAGGAAAATGACGAAGTTGACCGTAGATCAATATATGTAGGAAAT GTAGACTACTCCACTAAACCACATGATCTTCAAGAATTTTTTAAGGCTTCTGGTCAAATAAATAGAATTACCATTATGGTAGATAAGTGGACTGGTAAGCCCAAAGG GTATGCTTATATTGAGTTTGCGAGTGAAGATGCCGTTAACAATGCCGTTATGCTTAATGATTGTCTCTTCAAGGAACGGATAATTAAG GTCATACCAAAAAGGAAAAACATTCCTGGTTATAATAGGAAGCGTGCACAGCCAAGTCGTGGACGCGGACGGGGTTTCCGTCCAATGAG AGGAGGACGGTATAATACACACTACCGCGGTGGTTACCGTGGAGGCTATGGGAAACCCTATTAA
- a CDS encoding Cyclin-dependent kinase regulatory subunit family protein: MDTVDVCLESTGVAISRSISDSIGPSSYENKCSGSTKVSIDGIRTKQELPMFIMPRHIRLASASYAMSSDADMEDDSSQKTDSHTGNKRARISHTDFWSRVDAGEIKIKGAIDTWSNIATSSQQSPVNTNLPNYAISTTNLSDYSYKTTPFGDVYYSPRFNDNKYTYRFVILTRGVRNEAYRILKSCGRHFLTEMQIIHQLGIDLSPGWEHFMVFRNKLEELILRRPLGS; the protein is encoded by the coding sequence ATGGATACAGTTGATGTCTGCTTGGAATCTACGGGAGTGGCCATTAGTAGGTCAATCTCCGATAGCATTGGACCAAGTAGTTATGAAAATAAATGCTCAGGAAGCACTAAGGTTAGCATAGATGGTATCCGGACTAAGCAGGAGTTGCCCATGTTTATTATGCCAAGGCACATAAGACTAGCCAGCGCATCATATGCAATGAGTAGTGATGCGGATATGGAAGATGATTCTTCGCAAAAGACGGATTCTCATACTGGAAATAAACGAGCACGTATTTCACATACTGATTTCTGGTCAAGAGTCGATGCTGGTGAAATCAAGATTAAAGGTGCTATAGACACGTGGTCAAATATTGCGACGTCTTCGCAACAATCGCCGGTGAATACTAATTTGCCAAACTATGCCATTAGCACAACCAACCTCTCTGACTATTCCTACAAAACGACGCCATTTGGAGATGTTTATTATTCCCCTAGGTTTAACGACAACAAATACACGTACAGATTTGTCATTCTAACTAGGGGGGTAAGGAATGAGGCTTATCGCATACTGAAAAGCTGTGGCAGACATTTTTTAACCGAGATGCAGATTATCCATCAATTAGGGATAGATCTTTCTCCCGGGTGGGAGCACTTCATGGTTTTCCGCAACAAACTGGAAGAACTCATACTAAGACGACCTTTAGGTAGCTAA
- a CDS encoding lipoate---protein ligase family protein, which produces MAKLLKWIDHLSAQTYHSLYTFQLDGIDLLRQLQFEEFLYRKVAPATEKAAFFIVNNHKRTGAKAVVMGFAGKPEQFVKDVEKTKHDGISIIKRFTGGGTVIVDENSLNTSIIASTAISKDISPTKICEWSYENIFKRSGLFNERFINLEGDYVVKGDNPAKTYNVSEQAIPYEYHKVAGNSQAFNIKAFVHHTVFPWNISPLISQLLVQPTKAPKYRQGRHHTEFMRCVTEALNPHLGMKTITDFEEGLCEKVNSSFGSLFDRKIHVTVSKLPSPHNISNAIDKNLIHLSDEFIQQAILCLSNPATQEC; this is translated from the exons ATGGCAAAATTATTAAAATGGATTGACCATTTATCCGCTCAAACCTATCATAGTTTATATACCTTTCAGTTGGATGGAATAGATCTTCTGCGTCAATTGCAATTCGAAGAGTTCCTCTATAGGAAGGTTGCACCAGCCACCGAAAAGGCTGCCTTCTTCATTGTTAACAATCACAAAAGAACAG GTGCAAAGGCTGTGGTTATGGGCTTTGCAGGTAAGCCAGAACAATTTGTAAAGGATGTTGAGAAAACTAAACATGATGGAATCTCCATTATCAAACGGTTTACTGGTGGAGGTACTGTAATTGTAGATGAAAATAGCTTGAATACTAGTATTATCGCATCAACAGCCATATCAAAAGATATATCCCCAACCAAAATTTGTGAATGGAGTTATGAAAACATCTTTAAACGTTCTGGATTGTTCAATGAACGATTCATTAACCTTGAAGGTGATTATGTGGTCAAGGGTGATAACCCTGCAAAAACGTATAATGTGAGTGAACAAGCAATACCATATGAATACCACAAAGTGGCGGGTAATTCCCAAGCATTCAATATAAAAGCATTTGTTCATCATACAGTGTTCCCCTGGAATATATCACCACTTATATCACAATTGTTAGTACAGCCTACAAAGGCCCCTAAATATCGACAGGGTCGCCACCACACCGAGTTCATGCGCTGTGTTACCGAAGCGTTAAATCCACATTTAGGCATGAAAACAATTACCGATTTTGAAGAAGGTCTGTGTGAAAAGGTGAATAGTTCATTTGGGAGCTTATTTGATAGGAAAATTCATGTAACTGTATCTAAGCTTCCATCACCACACAACATAAGTAATGCAATAGACAAAAATTTGATTCACCTATCAGACGAATTCATACAGCAAGCCATATTGTGTTTATCAAACCCAGCAACCCAAGAATGTTGA